The Canis lupus familiaris isolate Mischka breed German Shepherd chromosome X, alternate assembly UU_Cfam_GSD_1.0, whole genome shotgun sequence genome has a segment encoding these proteins:
- the MAGEE2 gene encoding melanoma-associated antigen E2 has product MSLVSQNARRGSAETTADYSDGQGEMQASNASGSPTSMLVPQALQGPHAPINPQGASAFQAAQDPNDLEVLIEEQSQRLGALRVQDPLEDRSIALVNFMRMKSQTEGSIQQAEMLEFLREYSDQFPEILRRASAHLDQVFGLNLRVLDPQADIYNLISKRGFQTSDQLAESLDVPKAGLLALVLGHILLNGNRAREASIWDLLLKVDLLGDPQRINNLFANTRNLLITDFVRMRFLEYWPVYGTNPLEFEFLWGSRAHREITKMEALKFVAEAHDEEPWSWPEEYNKALEADKAKERRQAAGLEFWSEETMNDKANDLVQLAINVTEELLPIHQDELLAHTGKEFEEVFPNILSRATLILDLFYGFSLIEVDTSEHIYLLVQQPESEEEQMMLDSLGRPTQEYVMPILGLIFLMGNRVKEANIWNMLRRFGVDVGRKHAITCKLMRQRYLECRPLSYSNPVEYELLWGPRAHLETTKMKALEYMARLYRKRPQDWPEQYREAVEDEESRARSEATAMFFFSPM; this is encoded by the coding sequence ATGTCTCTGGTAAGCCAGAATGCGCGCCGCGGCAGCGCAGAGACCACTGCAGATTACAGCGACGGCCAGGGTGAGATGCAGGCTAGTAACGCCTCCGGGTCCCCGACCTCCATGCTAGTTCCCCAGGCCCTCCAGGGCCCTCATGCGCCAATCAACCCTCAGGGTGCCAGCGCTTTCCAGGCTGCGCAGGACCCGAATGACCTCGAGGTCCTAATCGAAGAGCAGTCCCAACGTTTGGGGGCGCTCAGGGTCCAGGACCCTCTAGAAGACAGGTCGATTGCTTTGGTGAATTTCATGCGAATGAAAAGCCAAACAGAAGGTTCCATCCAGCAGGCTGAGATGCTGGAGTTCCTCAGAGAATACTCAGATCAGTTCCCTGAGATCCTCAGACGAGCCTCAGCCCACCTGGATCAGGTGTTTGGGTTGAACCTGAGGGTTCTTGATCCCCAGGCTGACATTTACAACCTAATCAGCAAACGGGGGTTCCAGACCTCTGATCAGTTAGCAGAATCCCTGGATGTGCCAAAGGCAGGTCTCCTGGCCTTGGTCTTAGGCCACATCCTCCTGAATGGTAACCGGGCAAGAGAAGCATCCATTTGGGACCTGCTGTTAAAGGTTGATTTGTTGGGTGATCCTCAGAGGATCAACAACCTTTTTGCGAACACAAGAAACCTGCTCATTACTGACTTTGTGCGCATGCGGTTCTTGGAGTACTGGCCAGTGTATGGCACCAATCCCCTTGAATTTGAGTTCTTGTGGGGCTCTAGAGCCCATAGGGAAATCACAAAGATGGAAGCCCTGAAATTTGTGGCAGAGGCCCATGATGAAGAACCCTGGAGCTGGCCAGAAGAATATAACAAGGCCCTGGAAGCTGacaaagccaaagaaagaagacaggctGCTGGCTTGGAATTCTGGTCAGAGGAAACTATGAATGATAAGGCCAATGATTTGGTCCAATTGGCCATTAATGTCACTGAGGAGTTGCTACCTATACATCAGGATGAGCTACTGGCTCACACTGGCAAAGAATTTGAAGAAGTGTTCCCAAATATCCTCAGTCGAGCTACTCTAATCCTTGATCTGTTCTATGGATTCTCTCTGATTGAAGTTGATACCAGTGAGCACATCTACCTCCTTGTCCAGCAACCAGAATCAGAAGAAGAGCAAATGATGCTAGACAGCCTGGGGAGACCCACTCAAGAATATGTGATGCCAATTTTGGGTTTGATCTTCCTGATGGGAAACCGTGTCAAAGAGGCCAACATCTGGAACATGCTTCGAAGATTTGGTGTGGATGTAGGGAGAAAGCATGCCATCACCTGCAAGCTTATGAGACAGCGATACTTGGAATGCAGGCCACTCTCCTACTCTAATCCGGTTGAATATGAGCTTCTTTGGGGTCCAAGAGCTCACCTGGAAACTACCAAAATGAAAGCCTTGGAGTATATGGCCAGGCTCTACAGAAAGCGACCACAGGACTGGCCTGAGCAATATAGGGAGGCTGTTGAAGATGAGGAGTCCAGAGCCAGATCTGAGGCAACTGCCATGTTCTTCTTCAGCCCCATGTGA